The following are from one region of the Francisella opportunistica genome:
- a CDS encoding COG3014 family protein: MKAKSCLLLLLCGITSSCATFSGSHPSKVGNAKKAIETCQYKPIETKFIKTFDNDGVDAAIGFLETGRFEQLIGNTALSQKKYTKATDYVAKSEAEAKIRVRNILKDTQATLLSDKERYYYISDYEITFLYAYQALNYLKQHDLENAAVSIRNLSYAQYATFQAKDLAAQTRKTNYQELSHVNSRQISSNITSAKQYRQLAAIANRVKNSYENAFGYYLEAIIYQSYDTDLNNANLSMSNAFRVVPDNPYVSADYQQIKKAFDSGGNIYPQGQGKLVIIYESGWVESLKKFDIPITVFFQQAGVQKISLPYYSSYNLAQSADIKIFRDKKLIEHGKSALLVDTTAMAAKSLADQFPAIVTREVLRLVAKTAISVAAIRSSGDYAALAAIGTSIYNLTTTQADQRSWNLLPKNVDLFSKNLAAGSYTLKINNKSTTITLQPQKITLVWLIKEGCYERILLNQVV, from the coding sequence ATGAAAGCCAAGAGTTGTTTACTACTACTGTTGTGTGGAATTACTTCTAGTTGTGCTACATTTAGTGGTAGTCATCCTAGTAAGGTTGGTAATGCTAAAAAAGCTATAGAAACTTGCCAATATAAGCCGATAGAAACTAAGTTTATAAAAACTTTTGATAATGATGGTGTGGATGCAGCGATTGGATTTTTAGAGACTGGTCGTTTTGAACAACTAATAGGTAATACAGCGTTATCGCAGAAAAAATATACCAAAGCAACTGATTATGTCGCTAAGTCAGAAGCTGAAGCAAAAATAAGAGTTAGAAATATTCTTAAAGATACTCAAGCAACACTGTTGAGTGATAAAGAAAGATATTATTATATATCTGATTATGAGATAACTTTTTTATATGCTTATCAAGCACTTAATTATCTAAAACAGCATGATTTAGAAAATGCTGCTGTAAGTATCCGTAATCTATCATATGCACAGTATGCAACATTTCAAGCTAAGGATTTAGCTGCTCAAACTCGTAAAACAAATTATCAAGAGCTAAGTCATGTCAATTCTAGGCAGATATCATCAAATATCACCAGCGCAAAACAATATAGACAGCTAGCAGCTATCGCTAACAGAGTAAAAAACTCTTATGAGAATGCTTTTGGCTATTATTTAGAAGCAATAATATACCAATCATATGATACAGATTTAAATAATGCTAATCTATCAATGAGTAACGCATTTAGGGTTGTGCCAGATAATCCATATGTCAGCGCAGATTACCAACAAATTAAAAAGGCCTTTGATAGCGGTGGCAATATCTATCCACAAGGACAAGGAAAACTTGTAATTATCTATGAAAGTGGTTGGGTTGAATCGCTAAAAAAATTTGATATACCGATAACTGTATTTTTTCAACAAGCTGGTGTGCAAAAAATTTCTTTGCCATACTACAGTTCTTATAATCTAGCACAAAGCGCAGATATTAAGATCTTTAGAGATAAGAAGCTTATCGAACATGGCAAGAGTGCTTTATTAGTTGACACTACAGCAATGGCAGCCAAATCTTTGGCTGATCAATTCCCTGCGATTGTGACAAGAGAAGTTTTGCGCTTAGTTGCTAAAACAGCAATTTCTGTAGCAGCAATTAGATCTTCTGGAGACTATGCAGCTTTAGCCGCTATCGGTACATCTATTTACAACTTGACAACGACTCAAGCAGACCAGAGAAGCTGGAATCTATTACCTAAGAATGTTGATTTATTTTCTAAAAATTTAGCTGCAGGTAGTTACACTCTAAAAATTAATAATAAGTCTACAACTATCACGCTACAACCTCAAAAAATAACACTTGTATGGCTAATTAAAGAAGGTTGTTATGAGCGGATTTTATTAAATCAAGTTGTGTGA